The genomic interval CAACCTAGCGCGCCGGCCCGGCTTGAAAAGGGTTTTCTCGGCCACCCCGGATAAGGCTGGCCCAACCCCTCTCAAGCCGGGTGACTGCCGGACATGATGATATCAAACAGATTGATCACGCAATCACCCGACCCCGGGTACTGACCTACCGGACCCGAGCACGGATCTTACGACCGTTATTCATCAGCCGGACCTGGCCGGAAGCGAGCAGATCGGCCACCGCCGCCACTGTTTCTTCCTGCGTCTTCGCGCACGAACTAACCGCCAGAATCAAATCCCCTAAACTCAAAGGCCTATTCGTCACCTTGTGTCTCTTCATACTTTCCTTAGTTCCAAAATCCCGTGTCCATCGCGGGCAGGTCGTCCCTGCCTTCTTTTTTAATACGTCCGTCGTCTTAGACCGGGATACCACTGGTCCCGTTTAAACTTCGTCTTAGCGAAGGAGGCATTTAGCCCTAAAACGCAATCACGCATAAAGCGCTCAGGGAACGTCCCGATAATAGGGTATACCGCGGGCACCCGCTTTTTGGGGTTGCGAGACAAGACGTCTTACCCAAAGCTGGAGCCTGAATTTTCGTTTTTATGGCTTGGCTGCACCAATTCGTTGATATCGTTCTTCACACCAACCTCTACCTCGCCCAGCTCGTCCAGCAGTTCGGGCCGTGGATTTATGTTCTGCTTTTCACGATTGTCTTTTGCGAAACCGGGTTGGTGGTAACCCCGTTCCTGCCGGGTGACGCCCTGCTGTTTTCGGTGGGGGCCCTCGCCGCAACCGGCGCGAGTCTGAATCTGGGTCTGGTGCTCATCGTCCTGATTCTCGCCGCCTGGTCAGGCAATACGGTCAATTATTGCATCGGCTCCGCCCTCGGCCACCGGTTGTTCAGCAACCCGGAAAGCCGAATTTTCAATCGCAAGCATCTCGAACGCACCCACGCCTTTTACGAACGCCACGGAGCGAAAACCATCATCCTGACGCGGTATCTCCCGGTCCTTCGCACTTTTGCGCCGTTTGTGGCCGGGATGTCCGGGATGCATTACGCGCGGTTTTTCAGCTATAACCTGATCGGCGCCGTTGCCTGGGTTCTGAGCGTAACCCTGGTCGGTTATTTCTTTGGCGGCCTGCCGTACGTGCAACACAACT from Verrucomicrobiota bacterium carries:
- a CDS encoding DedA family protein, which gives rise to MAWLHQFVDIVLHTNLYLAQLVQQFGPWIYVLLFTIVFCETGLVVTPFLPGDALLFSVGALAATGASLNLGLVLIVLILAAWSGNTVNYCIGSALGHRLFSNPESRIFNRKHLERTHAFYERHGAKTIILTRYLPVLRTFAPFVAGMSGMHYARFFSYNLIGAVAWVLSVTLVGYFFGGLPYVQHNFSLAILAIIVVSMIPPSVELAKAWLSRKMPQMTDGRLRR